Proteins found in one Sorghum bicolor cultivar BTx623 chromosome 1, Sorghum_bicolor_NCBIv3, whole genome shotgun sequence genomic segment:
- the LOC8077121 gene encoding proteasome subunit alpha type-2, which translates to MGDSQYSFSLTTFSPSGKLVQIEHALTAVGSGQTSLGIKASNGVVIATEKKLPSILVDETSVQKIQALTPNIGVVYSGMGPDFRVLMRKSRKQAQQYYRLYKETIPVTQLVRETAAVMQEFTQSGGVRPFGVSLLIAGYDDNGPQLYQVDPSGSYFSWKASAMGKNVSNAKTFLEKRYTEDMELDDAIHTAILTLKEGYEGQISSNNIEIGIIRSDCEFRVLSPAEIKDFLEEVE; encoded by the exons ATGGGGGACAGCCAGTACTCCTTCTCTCTTACCACCTTCAG CCCGTCGGGGAAGCTGGTGCAGATCGAGCACGCCCTGACGGCGGTGGGCTCCGGGCAAACCTCCCTGGGGATCAAAG CTTCTAATGGAGTTGTTATTGCCACTGAGAAGAAATTACCTTCTATTTTAGTGGATGAAACATCT GTGCAAAAGATTCAAGCATTGACTCCAAATATTGGAGTTGTTTACAG TGGGATGGGTCCGGATTTCCGTGTTCTAATGAGGAAAAGCCGGAAACAAGCACAACAGTATTACCGGTTGTATAAG GAAACTATACCTGTTACACAACTTGTCAGAGAAACAGCTGCTGTTATGCAGGAGTTCACACAGTCTGG CGGTGTAAGAccatttggtgtatctttgttGATTGCTGGGTATGATGACAATGGCCCGCAGTTGTACCAG GTAGACCCTTCAGGATCATACTTCTCCTGGAAAGCATCAGCTATGGGGAAAAATGTGTCCAATGCAAAGACATTTCTTGAGAAGAG GTACACAGAAGATATGGAGCTTGATGATGCCATACATACTGCAATTTTGACTTTGAAAGAAGG ATACGAAGGGCAGATCTCTTCCAACAATATTGAGATCGGGATCATTCGCTCTGACTGTGAGTTCAG GGTTCTGAGCCCCGCAGAGATCAAGGATTTTCTGGAAGAGGTGGAGTAA